A single region of the Gossypium arboreum isolate Shixiya-1 chromosome 12, ASM2569848v2, whole genome shotgun sequence genome encodes:
- the LOC108465193 gene encoding receptor-like cytosolic serine/threonine-protein kinase RBK1 encodes MAVKETGREDGEVINPEKESKSEVVERSESLKQNEESSSIREPDIPAVRGLDSDSSGGACTSNCPYYPQKPPQVFQRWNRDSYALQWKHVIDNIKKKSARSFSIIPLLTNNYEMSKKNLWRKLTKFYSSEAGVVDIDGIPVPKPSWKTFSYSDLCAATDHFSPENMLGKGGNAEVYKGHLTDGQIVAVKKLIKNEKEEEDRANDFLLELGIIAHINHPNAAHLIGFSVDGGLHLVLQFAPHGSLASVLFGSDECLDWKTRYKVATGIAEGLKYLHHDCPRRIIHRDITASNILLTEDYEAHISDFGLAKWLPENWHQHVVHPIEGTFGYLAPEYFMHGIVDEKTDVFAFGVLLLEILTGRRAVDLSRQSLMIWGKPLLESNQVKELVDPRLEDDYDQTQVKRAMLTASMCINHLANLRPSMTRVVELLKNEDGAVESQQKSCGGKAVIVDGCDLQDYSRSSYLDDLNRHMQLVLE; translated from the exons ATGGCTGtcaaag AAACGGGAAGAGAGGACGGAGAGGTTATAAACCCGGAAAAGGAATCAAAATCCGAGGTTGTGGAGAGAAGTGAATCATTAAAACAAAATGAGGAGTCATCATCAATAAGGGAACCGGACATTCCCGCCGTCCGGGGATTGGATTCCGATAGCAGCGGTGGTGCCTGCACCAGCAATTGTCCCTACTATCCTCAAAAGCCGCCGCAAGTTTTCCAGAGATGGAACCGAGATTCTTATGCTTTGCAATGGAAGCATGTGATCGATAATATTAAGAAGAAATCAGCCAGGAGTTTCTCTATCATTCCTTTGCTCACAAATAACTACGAGATGTCTAAGAAGAATTTGTGGAGGAAATTGACCAAATTTTACAGCTCCGAGGCCGGCGTCGTTGATATTGACGGAATACCGGTGCCTAAACCATCATGGAAGACTTTTTCTTACTCCGACCTTTGTGCTGCTACAGATCATTTCAGTCCTG AGAATATGCTGGGAAAAGGGGGCAATGCGGAGGTATACAAAGGGCACTTAACTGATGGTCAAATTGTAGCAGTGAAGAAGCTAATAAAGAATGAGAAGGAAGAAGAAGATAGAGCCAATGATTTCTTGTTAGAACTTGGGATTATTGCTCACATTAATCACCCAAATGCAGCTCACTTAATCGGATTCAGTGTTGATGGAGGCTTGCACTTAGTACTTCAGTTTGCTCCTCATGGCAGCCTTGCTTCTGTGCTTTTCG GTTCAGATGAGTGTCTAGATTGGAAGACAAGGTACAAGGTGGCGACAGGGATAGCAGAGGGATTGAAATATCTCCACCACGATTGTCCGAGGCGCATTATACATCGAGACATCACAGCCTCCAACATACTGCTCACCGAAGATTATGAAGCTCAT ATCTCGGATTTTGGTTTGGCAAAGTGGCTGCCGGAGAATTGGCATCAACATGTTGTCCATCCCATCGAAGGAACATTCGG GTACTTGGCGCCAGAGTACTTCATGCATGGGATAGTTGATGAAAAGACCGATGTATTCGCATTTGGAGTCCTACTACTGGAGATATTAACAGGCCGTCGCGCAGTCGATTTATCCCGACAAAGCCTCATGATTTGG GGAAAGCCACTTCTGGAATCAAATCAAGTAAAGGAACTGGTAGATCCTCGACTGGAAGACGATTACGATCAAACACAAGTGAAACGTGCAATGTTAACAGCTTCCATGTGCATAAACCATTTAGCCAACCTACGTCCAAGCATGACAAGG GTGGTGGAGTTGCTTAAAAACGAAGATGGTGCAGTAGAGAGTCAGCAGAAGAGTTGTGGAGGGAAAGCAGTGATAGTAGACGGTTGTGACTTGCAAGATTATAGTCGAAGCAGCTATCTAGATGACTTGAACCGTCATATGCAGCTGGTTTTGGAGTAA